From the Leucobacter denitrificans genome, one window contains:
- the era gene encoding GTPase Era: protein MNETAPEFRAGFVSFVGRPNVGKSTLTNALVGEKIAITSPKPQTTRRAIRGIAHRPSGQLIIVDTPGIHRPRTLLGERLNALVEATLGDVDVIGFCVPANEKLGPGDRFINDRLDDFPRAKKVAILTKVDESSKSEIFEQLTRLSTLREWDAVVPVSSVTREQLDVLSDELLNLMPVSPPLYEPATITDEGDDERIAELIREAALREAREELPHSLAATVDDREEREPEGEGELGLLEIYASLYVERDSQKGIVIGKGGSRLRQIGEDARKEIEALLGRRVYLSLRVKVLKEWQRDPKSLGKLGF from the coding sequence GTGAACGAAACAGCACCTGAATTTCGTGCGGGATTCGTCTCGTTCGTCGGGCGACCAAACGTGGGAAAGTCGACGCTCACGAATGCTCTAGTTGGCGAGAAAATCGCAATCACGAGCCCGAAACCACAAACTACACGGCGTGCGATTCGCGGCATCGCGCACCGGCCAAGCGGCCAATTAATCATTGTCGACACCCCGGGAATTCATCGGCCACGAACGTTGCTTGGGGAGCGGCTGAATGCGCTCGTAGAGGCGACGCTCGGCGACGTAGACGTGATCGGGTTTTGTGTCCCAGCAAATGAAAAGCTCGGACCGGGTGACCGATTCATCAATGACCGTCTCGATGATTTTCCGCGAGCGAAGAAAGTCGCGATTCTCACGAAGGTCGACGAATCATCCAAATCTGAGATCTTCGAGCAATTGACGCGACTCAGCACGCTTCGCGAGTGGGACGCGGTAGTGCCGGTCTCATCTGTTACTCGTGAGCAGCTCGACGTGTTGAGCGACGAGTTGTTGAATCTTATGCCTGTGTCACCGCCGCTCTATGAGCCAGCAACAATCACAGATGAGGGTGACGACGAGCGCATCGCTGAACTCATTCGCGAGGCAGCCCTTCGTGAGGCTCGAGAGGAATTGCCGCACTCGCTCGCTGCTACCGTCGACGATCGTGAGGAACGAGAGCCCGAAGGCGAAGGTGAACTCGGACTCCTGGAGATCTACGCGTCGCTGTACGTCGAGCGTGATAGCCAGAAGGGAATTGTGATCGGCAAAGGCGGGTCGCGTTTACGTCAAATTGGCGAAGACGCGAGGAAGGAAATCGAAGCTCTTCTGGGGCGCCGCGTCTACCTCTCGCTCCGAGTGAAAGTGCTCAAAGAGTGGCAACGCGATCCCAAATCGCTCGGCAAACTCGGCTTCTAG
- a CDS encoding HIT domain-containing protein — protein sequence MAEETVFSKIVSGEIPVEKLAETERVIAFPDINPQAPVHVLVVPKTSEYQNVTELAAGDPSLLAEMVEVAKGIAAEHANGEFRLIFNNGASAGQTIFHVHAHVIANLEERSLLGF from the coding sequence ATGGCTGAAGAGACCGTGTTTAGCAAGATCGTGTCGGGCGAGATCCCAGTAGAAAAGCTCGCTGAAACCGAGCGCGTTATTGCGTTCCCAGACATCAACCCGCAAGCACCCGTGCATGTGCTCGTTGTTCCGAAGACTTCGGAGTACCAAAATGTGACTGAGCTCGCTGCTGGAGACCCGAGCCTGCTCGCAGAGATGGTTGAGGTTGCGAAAGGCATCGCTGCTGAGCACGCAAACGGTGAATTTAGGCTTATTTTCAATAATGGTGCAAGTGCTGGACAGACTATTTTCCACGTCCACGCGCACGTAATCGCAAACCTTGAGGAGCGGTCACTTCTTGGATTCTGA
- a CDS encoding hemolysin family protein produces the protein MRDEQQLLDVVDQAAELALLEEDDRDYIHSIVEFGDKFAREVMVPRTDMVTVNSDVSVREALEVLLNSRHSRVPVIGEDADEVLGVVYLRDASSFVLRRSNEADESTVTRIMKPAMFVPEVQRADRLLRQMQQESNHLALVVDEYGGTSGLVTLEDLIEEVLGDISDEHDRETSDVIREADDVYLVSARLSIDDLGELFDVDLDDEEVDTVGGLFAKWLGRLPEVGDVVTGEGIGLEAVEIERRRQRLISARARRVDPLTGEIRLPMLGDEE, from the coding sequence GTGAGAGACGAGCAGCAGTTGCTCGATGTGGTGGATCAGGCTGCAGAACTCGCACTGCTCGAAGAAGATGACCGTGACTATATTCACTCGATTGTTGAGTTTGGCGACAAGTTCGCACGTGAGGTGATGGTGCCTCGCACTGACATGGTGACGGTTAACTCCGATGTTTCCGTGAGAGAAGCGCTTGAGGTGCTCCTAAATTCACGACATTCGCGCGTACCAGTAATTGGTGAAGATGCTGATGAGGTGCTTGGCGTTGTGTACTTGCGTGATGCGAGCAGCTTCGTTTTGAGGCGATCGAACGAGGCAGACGAGTCCACGGTGACGCGCATCATGAAGCCGGCCATGTTCGTGCCCGAGGTGCAACGCGCCGATCGTTTGCTGCGTCAAATGCAGCAGGAATCGAACCACCTGGCACTCGTTGTCGACGAATACGGCGGAACTTCCGGCCTCGTGACGCTCGAAGACCTTATTGAAGAGGTCCTTGGCGACATCAGCGATGAACACGACCGCGAGACGAGCGACGTCATTCGTGAAGCAGATGACGTCTATCTTGTCAGCGCGCGGCTATCCATTGATGACCTCGGTGAATTATTCGACGTTGATCTCGATGACGAAGAGGTCGACACTGTCGGTGGCCTCTTTGCAAAATGGTTAGGGCGGCTCCCCGAGGTCGGTGACGTGGTTACGGGTGAGGGGATAGGCCTCGAGGCGGTTGAAATTGAGCGTCGGAGGCAGCGTCTCATCTCGGCTCGAGCGCGGCGAGTGGATCCGCTCACTGGTGAAATTAGGTTACCGATGTTGGGAGATGAAGAGTGA
- the ybeY gene encoding rRNA maturation RNase YbeY — MSVEINNESGIAVDEARLQRLASFVLESMFVHADTELSLMFVDEAAIEQLHVQWMDEPGATDVLSFPMDELRPGRPDAKTPAGLLGDIVVCPQVAEYQAEAAGHSLEQEITVLVVHGMLHLLGFDHGTPDEEAEMFGLQRDLVLAFSTRERTK; from the coding sequence ATGAGCGTAGAGATTAATAACGAGTCAGGAATCGCAGTAGATGAGGCTCGACTGCAGCGCCTCGCAAGCTTTGTGCTTGAGTCGATGTTCGTTCACGCAGACACAGAGCTGAGTCTCATGTTCGTTGACGAAGCGGCGATCGAGCAGTTGCATGTGCAGTGGATGGATGAGCCGGGTGCAACCGATGTGCTGAGCTTTCCAATGGACGAGCTACGACCTGGTCGTCCCGATGCGAAGACCCCTGCCGGTTTGCTCGGAGACATCGTGGTGTGCCCCCAGGTTGCTGAATACCAAGCAGAAGCTGCGGGGCACAGCCTTGAACAGGAGATCACGGTGCTCGTGGTTCACGGCATGCTCCACCTGTTGGGATTTGACCATGGCACACCTGATGAAGAGGCAGAGATGTTTGGGTTGCAGCGCGATCTTGTGCTCGCATTCAGTACTCGAGAACGGACGAAGTAG
- a CDS encoding PhoH family protein, with product MDSEPGKSSTSPEAELQRTVTLSGVELSSFLGHREQLLTELEAAHPGVSFLVRGEVLTIRGEVHAVRAAEEVVRETLELARRSGSVSETDVRSISRMVREGNGPRAAVTLSEPILTVRGSAVRPQTQGQRDYVDAIEQNTVVFGIGPAGTGKTYLAMAKAVQALQRREVSKIVLTRPAVEAGERLGYLPGSLEEKIDPYLRPLFDAVGSMMDQDLVPRLLANGTIEVAPLAYMRGRTLNEAFIVLDEAQNTTPEQMKMFLTRLGYGSKMVVTGDLTQVDLPSKLSGLRVVSRILRNVEDIHFQELTADDIVRHSLVGRIVDAYAAFDEEQHRERLSDERRD from the coding sequence TTGGATTCTGAACCGGGCAAATCCTCTACTTCACCAGAGGCTGAGCTACAGCGAACTGTGACACTCAGCGGAGTTGAGTTGTCTTCCTTTTTAGGGCATCGTGAGCAGTTGCTTACTGAGCTTGAAGCCGCTCATCCCGGGGTGAGTTTTCTTGTGCGCGGCGAGGTGCTCACCATCAGAGGTGAGGTACATGCAGTACGCGCCGCTGAAGAGGTCGTTCGCGAAACCCTTGAGCTTGCCCGTCGCAGCGGCTCAGTCTCAGAAACCGATGTTCGTTCAATCTCTCGTATGGTTCGCGAAGGTAATGGCCCCAGAGCTGCGGTGACCTTGAGCGAGCCAATTCTGACGGTTCGTGGAAGTGCTGTGAGACCGCAGACTCAGGGCCAACGAGATTATGTTGACGCGATTGAACAAAACACGGTGGTGTTTGGAATCGGGCCCGCTGGCACAGGTAAGACTTATTTGGCGATGGCAAAAGCGGTGCAGGCACTGCAGCGCCGAGAGGTATCGAAGATCGTGCTCACTAGGCCCGCTGTTGAGGCTGGCGAACGACTTGGGTATCTTCCTGGCAGCCTCGAAGAGAAGATCGATCCTTACTTGAGGCCCCTCTTTGATGCTGTTGGGTCGATGATGGATCAAGATCTGGTTCCTCGACTCTTAGCGAACGGCACGATCGAGGTTGCTCCGCTTGCCTACATGCGCGGGCGAACGCTCAATGAGGCATTCATTGTGCTCGACGAGGCGCAGAATACGACCCCTGAGCAGATGAAGATGTTCCTCACCAGACTCGGGTACGGGTCGAAGATGGTCGTCACGGGTGACCTCACACAGGTTGATCTGCCGTCGAAGCTCAGCGGTCTGCGCGTGGTGAGCCGAATCCTGAGGAATGTCGAGGACATCCATTTTCAAGAGCTCACTGCTGATGACATCGTGAGACACAGCCTTGTCGGTCGCATCGTCGATGCCTATGCGGCATTTGACGAAGAACAACACAGAGAAAGACTGAGCGATGAGCGTAGAGATTAA